A region from the Drosophila bipectinata strain 14024-0381.07 chromosome 3R, DbipHiC1v2, whole genome shotgun sequence genome encodes:
- the LOC108122089 gene encoding probable enoyl-CoA hydratase, with product MSRFVCKLLQSVNHIKSGQRSICLTAVRNVESGSQDDTPTRSVVVEKDAHITLIGLNREQKRNSIDAQTAEQLTDAIVQFEADDTSPVGVLYGIGGSFCAGYDLEELEAEAQRGSLNFLLRHEGSIGPTRRHLRKPIVCGISGFCVAGGLELALLCDLRVMEDTAVLGFFNRRLGVPLSDGGTVRLAAAVGYSNALDIIETGRRVYAREALRMGLINRVVATGTALGQAVNLAFSIAKFPIGSLMHDRNAVLENANNRPGFHAGTYNEIMNVTSDMVTEMQAGVKRFKNSEVKGAKADSWHIKEKTIPDWEKEEIEIERKLKKT from the exons ATGAGCAGATTTGTTTGTAAACTTTTACAGAGTGTAAACCATATAAAATCGGGACAAAGATCGATTTGTTTAACTGCAGTAAGGAATGTAGAGAGTGGATCCCAGGATGATACTCCAACCCGATCGGTGGTTGTGGAGAAAGACGCGCATATCACACTAATTGGACTAAATCGGGAGCAGAAACGCAATTCCATCGATGCCCAAACGGCGGAACAGCTAACGGATGCCATCGTCCAATTCGAGGCAGACGATACCTCTCCGGTGGGTGTTCTGTATGGCATTGGAGGCTCCTTTTGCGCGGGCTATGATCTGGAAGAGCTGGAGGCGGAGGCGCAGCGTGGCAGTCTCAATTTTCTGTTGCGTCACGAAGGCTCCATTGGTCCCACCAGGCGGCATCTGCGAAAACCTATTGTCTGCGGCATAAGCGGATTCTGCGTGGCTGGTGGCTTGGAACTGGCTCTTCTGTGTGACCTACGAGTGATGGAGGATACGGCGGTCTTGGGATTCTTCAATCGCCGCCTCGGGGTTCCTTTGAGTGACGGTGGAACTGTGCGTCTAGCCGCCGCAGTCGGTTACTCCAATGCTTTGGACATTATTGAGACGGGAAGACGTGTTTACGCCAGAGAGGCACTGAGAATGGGACTGATAAACCGAGTTGTTGCCACTGGCACTGCTCTGGGTCAGGCCGTGAATCTTGCCTTCTCGATAGCAAAGTTCCCAATCGGCTCTCTAATGCACGACCGGAATGCTGTACTGGAAAATGCCAACAATAGACCAGGATTCCATGCTGGAACTTACAACGAGATAATGAATGTCACTTCTGATATGGTCACCGAAATGCAAGCCGGAGTAAAGCGATTCAAGAACT CCGAGGTCAAAGGAGCAAAGGCCGACTCCTGGCACATCAAGGAGAAAACCATTCCAGATTGGGAAAAGGAAGAAATCGAAATTGAAAGAAAACTGAAAAAGACATGA
- the Tusp gene encoding tubby-related protein 4 isoform X1, whose protein sequence is MHLHFERNINTKCDCTILSLSWMGKVPDDIPEDEGWKLNRTNYYQEGWLATGNVRGIVGVTFTTSHCRKNMDYPLRTNYNLRGHRSDVILVKWNEPYQKLASCDSSGIIFVWIKYEGRWSIELINDRNTPVTHFSWSHDGRMALICYQDGFVLVGSVAGQRYWSSMLNLESTITCGIWTPDDQQVYFGTTQGQVIVMDVHGAMVSQVQLSNDVPITSMAWSCEKFKMEEGEEAEPGVTNAAKRSFVLAVSFQNGYIYLLKSFDDVSPAHINTCLNGALGMVMEWSNSRELLAVAGTLRTGLDGAKPEDLGTPSSYTNLVKFYTETGTCLYQAHIPCTSSTVSAITWGHNDKRLFIATGTQVHIAWVSRRVASLQLLCRLEIQASVGSESLLPLLPLPSRIKSLIGNLFAQTIRCCVPDLKSLRDFVSRPPLCSTRLHCTMIRHDDDSNLSSGTCYTLYLEYLGGLVPLLKGKRTSKIRPEFVIFDPQVNDTPLYFQYSAEAKSSSGSSQSTTTGNSGRTDSSDSDYDERSRFSSPRTPRKKRVRPKRRQQTGDRLSTSGTGGGNDPDSLDELAYVDTLPEQEVKLVEVTSNIWGTKFKIHGLAKTVPANLGQVTYKTSLLHLQPRQMTLVITELRDDFPPGPDPSFNPNIFSEDEDDHQHQHQVGGNHHETLPQVNVTSAQEMAALKPPMMPQRRLTEGASAPLIAPMSPRPNRILARHKNSLTVNGSERGVGNSPGLSPLARAESYDDDSSNESQEAGASACQSTTVLLHQAPSNGSGPSCSSKSITRPKTISSFKNSYSRSSSNSSCQSRHAISPLYCDGAVPTLQSPKNAVAPSDIIFERPAVPAAGQTTLMSYSSNADYANNVVQVKNALMSEPVRSANSHVNPVPLNLNLNLERMDARVKCMVPSSSSTSAGNAAASSKRKDMLYIDEETQSPTPTTSSNSMKRTPTVVSIAPALPDSITRSCSVGYLDSVAITPSDEALSALRKDAPNKRLVLVDKRRNRRKKQQQEDARRHKLQQTGKSKSLDSCDLLSLQTKLSSKDHEQVVRKLQEISDSSACSSAANTLCFKCRNNMNPSSACKRCQPSTGSVLDEITAAAVSSIEPPKETPAAVQAKPAPKKRFDVITSFTDSPLFTRKHRFGYGRNKESAGTENSTPVLGRKQDNSFSFVKQLSEVRWRRKDPPQNQVNGASNSSTLERQQPESSGAACGTVEATPVEAKASVSLHTQALTTLENIISRLRDLDEGRLTPPSTPQRLPRSSPASPAASKKNKRQQSNSPIRHILNSPLLNRRQRKKQSIIESSDDEGNQTNGSGEESNNAGNGKQYRDLETFQKAQLRQKLKRGKIEPNGSASCANPAPVRREFVMHNKAPMWNEMSQVYQLDFGGRVTQESAKNFQIEFRGKQVMQFGRIDGNAYTLDFQYPFSALQAFAVALANVTQRLK, encoded by the exons ATGCATTTACATTTCGAGCGAAACATCAATACAAAATGCGACTGCACGATACTTTCGTTATCATGGATGGGAAAGGTGCCAGATGATATACCCGAG GATGAGGGCTGGAAACTAAACCGCACCAACTACTACCAGGAGGGATGGCTGGCCACGGGCAATGTGCGCGGCATTGTGGGAGTGACCTTCACCACCTCGCATTGCCGCAAGAACATGGACTATCCCTTGAGGACCAACTACAATCTGAGAGGCCATAGATCGGAT GTCATTTTGGTTAAGTGGAACGAACCCTACCAAAAGTTGGCCTCCTGTGACAGCTCGGGCATCATCTTTGTGTGGATCAAGTACGAGGGGAGGTGGTCCATTGAGCTGATCAACGATCGGAACACCCCGGTTACCCACTTTTCCTGGTCGCACGATGGCCGAATGGCTCTTATCTGCTACCAGGATGGGTTTGTGCTGGTGGGATCTGTGGCCGGACAGCGTTACTGGTCTTCCATGCTCAACCTCGAGTCGACAATCACCTGCGGCATTTGGACGCCCGACGACCAGCAGGTGTACTTCGGCACTACCCAGGGCCAGGTGATCGTGATGGATGTGCATGGAGCtatggtgtcgcaggtacaacTGTCCAATGATGTGCCCATCACCTCGATGGCCTGGTCTTGCGAGAAGTTTAAAATGGAGGAAGGCGAGGAGGCGGAACCGGGTGTAACCAATGCGG CCAAACGCTCCTTCGTCCTAGCCGTTAGTTTTCAGAACGGCTACATCTACTTGCTAAAGTCGTTTGACGACGTCTCACCCGCACATATCAACACCTGCCTTAATGGCGCCCTGGGCATGGTCATGGAGTGGAGCAACTCCCGGGAGCTGCTGGCCGTGGCCGGCACCCTGCGCACAGGATTAGACGGTGCCAAACCCGAGGACTTGGGCACGCCCAGCAGCTATACGAATCTGGTGAAATTCTACACGGAGACTGGCACGTGTTTGTACCAGGCCCACATACCCTGCACCAGTTCGACCGTATCGGCCATCACCTGGGGCCACAACGACAAGCGGCTGTTCATTGCCACAGGGACACAGGTGCACATAGCCTGGGTTTCCCGGCGGGTAGCCTCCCTGCAGCTCCTGTGCCGGCTGGAGATCCAGGCTAGCGTGGGCTCCGAGTCCCTGTTGCCACTGCTGCCGTTGCCTTCTAGAATTAAGTCCCTCATTGGCAATCTGTTTGCTCAAACGATACGA TGCTGTGTACCTGATCTGAAGTCCCTGCGTGATTTTGTTTCGCGACCACCGCTCTGTTCGACCCGGCTGCACTGCACCATGATCCGGCATGATGATGACTCCAACCTGAGCTCTGGTACTTGCTATACCCTCTACCTGGAGTACCTGGGTGGGTTAGTGCCGCTACTCAAGGGCAAGCGCACCTCAAAGATACGACCCGAATTCGTCATCTTTGATCCTCAAGTTAATG ATACCCCCTTATACTTTCAATACTCCGCCGAGGCCAAGAGCTCTTCGGGATCCAGCCAGTCGACCACAACGGGCAACAGTGGCCGCACAGACTCCTCGGATAGTGACTATGACGAGAGGTCGCGCTTCAGCTCTCCTAGAACTCCCCGGAAGAAACGAGTGCGGCCAAAGCGACGCCAGCAGACAGGCGATCGGCTGAGCACTTCTGGCACTGGAGGAGGGAACGATCCGGACAGCCTGGACGAGCTGGCCTATGTGGATACACTGCCGGAG CAGGAAGTCAAACTGGTGGAAGTGACCTCCAACATTTGGGGAACCAAGTTCAAGATCCACGGACTTGCCAAAACCGTCCCAGCCAATTTAGGCCAAGTAACTTATAAGACGTCCCTACTGCATTTGCAGCCGCGTCAGATGACGCTGGTCATTACGGAGCTGCGCGACGATTTTCCACCCGGTCCAGATCCCAGTTTCAACCCGAACATCTTTtccgaggacgaggacgatcaccagcatcagcatcaaGTGGGAGGCAATCATCACGAGACTTTGCCGCAGGTGAATGTGACTTCGGCTCAGGAAATGGCTGCACTGAAGCCACCGATGATGCCCCAACGTCGGCTGACCGAAGGTGCCTCCGCCCCGTTGATAGCTCCTATGTCACCGCGGCCAAACCGAATTCTGGCGCGGCACAAAAACTCACTGACTGTGAATGGTTCAGAACGAGGCGTGGGTAATTCTCCGGGGTTGAGTCCATTGGCGCGTGCCGAAAGCTACGATGATGATTCCTCTAACGAGTCGCAGGAAGCTGGGGCAAGTGCCTGTCAGTCTACCACAGTTTTACTGCACCAGGCGCCCTCCAATGGGTCAGGCCCTAGTTGCAGCAGCAAGAGCATCACAAGGCCGAAGACCATCAGTAGCTTCAAGAACAGCTACAGTCGCTCCAGCTCCAATTCCAGCTGCCAATCGCGTCATGCCATCTCCCCACTCTACTGCGACGGAGCAGTTCCAACGCTGCAGAGTCCAAAGAATGCGGTGGCACCCTCGGATATAATCTTTGAACGACCAGCTGTGCCAGCCGCTGGGCAGACCACTCTAATGTCCTACTCCAGCAATGCGGACTATGCCAACAATGTGGTCCAGGTGAAGAACGCTCTAATGTCGGAGCCAGTGCGTTCGGCAAACAGCCATGTGAACCCAGTGCCGCTTAATCTTAACCTTAACCTGGAGCGCATGGACGCACGTGTCAAATGCATGGTTCCTTCCTCTTCCTCGACCTCCGCCGGAAATGCTGCCGCCTCCTCTAAGCGAAAGGATATGCTGTACATCGATGAGGAGACGCAATCTCCAACGCCCACAACGAGCAGCAACAGCATGAAGCGAACGCCCACTGTGGTGTCGATAGCTCCGGCCCTACCAGACTCCATAACGCGCAGTTGCAGTGTGGGATACTTGGATTCGGTGGCCATCACACCCTCCGATGAAGCGTTGTCCGCCCTGCGAAAGGATGCACCCAACAAACGTCTCGTTCTGGTGGACAAGAGGCGGAATCGCCGGAAAAAACAGCAGCAAGAGGATGCCCGCCGCCATAAGCTTCAGCAGACGGGCAAGTCCAAAAGTCTAGACTCTTGCGACCTTCTCTCCCTCCAGACGAAGCTCTCCAGCAAGGACCATGAACAGGTGGTGCGCAAGCTGCAAGAGATCTCCGATAGCAGTGCCTGTAGCAGTGCAGCCAACACTCTATGCTTCAAGTGCCGCAACAACATGAATCCCAGCAGTGCCTGCAAGCGATGCCAGCCTTCGACGGGTTCTGTGCTGGACGAGATCACCGCTGCTGCAGTCTCATCGATTGAGCCGCCTAAGGAGACTCCAGCTGCTGTCCAGGCCAAGCCGGCGCCCAAGAAACGCTTCGATGTAATCACCAGCTTCACCGACTCCCCGCTTTTTACTCGGAAACATCGCTTCGGTTACGGGCGCAACAAGGAGTCGGCTGGCACGGAGAACTCCACTCCTGTGCTGGGCCGAAAGCAGGATAATAGCTTTAGTTTTGTTAAACAATTATCGGAGGTTCGCTGGAGGCGGAAAGATCCGCCTCAGAACCAAGTAAATGGTGCCAGTAATAGCAGTACGCTGGAGAGGCAGCAGCCGGAAAGCAGTGGAGCTGCTTGTGGAACTGTGGAAGCCACGCCTGTTGAGGCCAAAGCATCCGTGTCTCTCCATACACAA GCCCTTACTACCCTGGAAAATATTATAAGCCGACTTCGAGATCTTGACGAGGGTCGCCTGACGCCTCCTTCCACGCCTCAGCGACTACCACGTAGTTCTCCGGCCTCTCCGGCGGCCAGTAAGAAGAACAAGCGCCAGCAGAGCAACTCACCCATTAGGCACATTCTCAACTCACCGCTGCTGAATCGTCGCCAGCGGAAAAAACAGAGCATCATCGAGAGTTCCGATGACGAGGGTAACCAGACCAATGGTTCTGGCGAGGAGAGCAACAATGCGGGTAACGGAAAGCAGTACAGGGATCTGGAAACCTTTCAAAAGGCCCAACTGCGCCAAAAG TTGAAACGTGGAAAGATAGAACCAAATGGCAGTGCCAGTTGCGCCAATCCTGCACCCGTGCGCCGCGAATTTGTGATGCACAACAAGGCGCCCATGTGGAACGAGATGAGTCAGGTGTACCAGCTGGACTTTGGAGGTCGTGTTACCCAAGAGTCGGCCAAGAACTTTCAAATTGAGTTTCGAGGCAAACAG GTCATGCAGTTTGGACGCATCGACGGCAATGCCTATACCCTGGATTTCCAGTATCCCTTCTCCGCCCTCCAGGCCTTTGCCGTGGCCCTGGCCAATGTCACACAGCGACTAAAGTAA
- the LOC108122088 gene encoding uncharacterized protein — translation MYTKVFCLVFIACLVSLRSGECFEAKRFFGVGSRIPGDQLLVKDVQHSRPAGTDELPRVEFQYEIVEPITCVEILSEDNISAEVEFSLVNHRILGTVRMAASNQTDKYGEQEFTTLPPIAEFDVTIMVFGINGSIPNYDFSQIINRDQQFVGVLTSIESIESFDEAVEPFDYSRRDALEVDDEHEDVSAEEFEEDTEEPIASTDNFDSGNDIDIIRGKRQRGDQLLYDCYQTTNNDSKVPTNNSLIFYYIDTSYITCVHFTIFDHFAGRNYSDTNYLPPVIEFTHLSPGTLKAIITDFNSLSLYVVMFIYGYPASQVPETFVPFLPLRPLPDWQKAGLDRRTPMWTPMQKMQLLLMTGQITPPPESAVSDSGENDESHRTIRPDEMLFEHSDVATDDTSSALRLDQMDKGLGALLGLLLLILHN, via the exons ATGTACACTAAAGTATTTTGCCTGGTTTTCATCGCCTGCCTGGTGTCCCTAAGGAGTGGGGAATGTTTTGAGGCCAAACGCTTTTTCGGAGTGGGAAGTAGGATCCCTGGGGACCAGCTTTTGGTCAAGGATGTGCAACATTCCCGTCCTGCGGGAACTGATGAGCTTCCCCGGGTGGAGTTCCAGTACGAAATTGTGGAGCCAATTACTTGTGTGGAAATTCTATCAGAGGAT AATATTTCGGCGGAGGTTGAGTTCAGTTTGGTAAACCATCGGATTCTGGGAACGGTTCGAATGGCAGCCAGCAATCAGACTGATAAATACGGCGAACAAGAATTCACCACCCTGCCACCCATAGCCGAATTCGACGTGACCATTATGGTGTTTGGCATAAACGGATCAATACCCAATTATGATTTCTCTCAGATCATAAACAGAGATCAACAGTTTGTAGGCGTATTGACATCTATCGAGTCCATCGAGAGCTTCGATGAGGCAGTTGAACCATTCGACTACAGCCGACGAGATGCCTTGGAGGTTGATGATGAGCACGAAGATGTATCCGCGGAGGAGTTCGAGGAAGATACTGAGGAGCCAATAGCCAGCACAGATAATTTCGATAGTGGTAATGATATAGACATTATTAGAGGAAAACGTCAACGGG gcgATCAATTGCTGTATGATTGCTATCAGACCACCAACAATGATTCCAAGGTGCCAACGAACAATTCCctgatattttattatattgacaCATCCTACATAACCTGTGTGCATTTTACTATTTTCGAT CACTTTGCTGGACGGAACTACTCCGATACCAATTACTTGCCTCCAGTTATAGAGTTTACTCACCTTTCCCCTGGCACCTTAAAAGCAATCATCACTGACTTTAACTCCTTGAGCCTGTACGTCGTTATGTTCATTTACGGCTACCCGGCCAGCCAAGTTCCTGAAACCTTTGTACCATTCCTGCCGCTGCGCCCGCTACCCGATTGGCAGAAGGCCGGGCTGGACAGGCGTACGCCCATGTGGACGccaatgcaaaaaatgcaGCTTCTGCTGATGACAGGCCAGATCACCCCGCCGCCCGAGTCCGCCGTCTCTGACAGTGGCGAAAATGACGAAAGTCATCGCACTATCCGGCCGGATGAGATGCTGTTCGAACACTCGGATGTGGCGACAGACGATACGAGCTCGGCACTCCGGCTGGATCAGATGGACAAGGGATTGGGGGCTTTGCTGGGTCTGCTGCTCCTGATCCTTCACAACTAG
- the Tusp gene encoding tubby-related protein 4 isoform X2: protein MHLHFERNINTKCDCTILSLSWMGKVPDDIPEDEGWKLNRTNYYQEGWLATGNVRGIVGVTFTTSHCRKNMDYPLRTNYNLRGHRSDVILVKWNEPYQKLASCDSSGIIFVWIKYEGRWSIELINDRNTPVTHFSWSHDGRMALICYQDGFVLVGSVAGQRYWSSMLNLESTITCGIWTPDDQQVYFGTTQGQVIVMDVHGAMVSQVQLSNDVPITSMAWSCEKFKMEEGEEAEPGVTNAAKRSFVLAVSFQNGYIYLLKSFDDVSPAHINTCLNGALGMVMEWSNSRELLAVAGTLRTGLDGAKPEDLGTPSSYTNLVKFYTETGTCLYQAHIPCTSSTVSAITWGHNDKRLFIATGTQVHIAWVSRRVASLQLLCRLEIQASVGSESLLPLLPLPSRIKSLIGNLFAQTIRCCVPDLKSLRDFVSRPPLCSTRLHCTMIRHDDDSNLSSGTCYTLYLEYLGGLVPLLKGKRTSKIRPEFVIFDPQVNDTPLYFQYSAEAKSSSGSSQSTTTGNSGRTDSSDSDYDERSRFSSPRTPRKKRVRPKRRQQTGDRLSTSGTGGGNDPDSLDELAYVDTLPEEVKLVEVTSNIWGTKFKIHGLAKTVPANLGQVTYKTSLLHLQPRQMTLVITELRDDFPPGPDPSFNPNIFSEDEDDHQHQHQVGGNHHETLPQVNVTSAQEMAALKPPMMPQRRLTEGASAPLIAPMSPRPNRILARHKNSLTVNGSERGVGNSPGLSPLARAESYDDDSSNESQEAGASACQSTTVLLHQAPSNGSGPSCSSKSITRPKTISSFKNSYSRSSSNSSCQSRHAISPLYCDGAVPTLQSPKNAVAPSDIIFERPAVPAAGQTTLMSYSSNADYANNVVQVKNALMSEPVRSANSHVNPVPLNLNLNLERMDARVKCMVPSSSSTSAGNAAASSKRKDMLYIDEETQSPTPTTSSNSMKRTPTVVSIAPALPDSITRSCSVGYLDSVAITPSDEALSALRKDAPNKRLVLVDKRRNRRKKQQQEDARRHKLQQTGKSKSLDSCDLLSLQTKLSSKDHEQVVRKLQEISDSSACSSAANTLCFKCRNNMNPSSACKRCQPSTGSVLDEITAAAVSSIEPPKETPAAVQAKPAPKKRFDVITSFTDSPLFTRKHRFGYGRNKESAGTENSTPVLGRKQDNSFSFVKQLSEVRWRRKDPPQNQVNGASNSSTLERQQPESSGAACGTVEATPVEAKASVSLHTQALTTLENIISRLRDLDEGRLTPPSTPQRLPRSSPASPAASKKNKRQQSNSPIRHILNSPLLNRRQRKKQSIIESSDDEGNQTNGSGEESNNAGNGKQYRDLETFQKAQLRQKLKRGKIEPNGSASCANPAPVRREFVMHNKAPMWNEMSQVYQLDFGGRVTQESAKNFQIEFRGKQVMQFGRIDGNAYTLDFQYPFSALQAFAVALANVTQRLK from the exons ATGCATTTACATTTCGAGCGAAACATCAATACAAAATGCGACTGCACGATACTTTCGTTATCATGGATGGGAAAGGTGCCAGATGATATACCCGAG GATGAGGGCTGGAAACTAAACCGCACCAACTACTACCAGGAGGGATGGCTGGCCACGGGCAATGTGCGCGGCATTGTGGGAGTGACCTTCACCACCTCGCATTGCCGCAAGAACATGGACTATCCCTTGAGGACCAACTACAATCTGAGAGGCCATAGATCGGAT GTCATTTTGGTTAAGTGGAACGAACCCTACCAAAAGTTGGCCTCCTGTGACAGCTCGGGCATCATCTTTGTGTGGATCAAGTACGAGGGGAGGTGGTCCATTGAGCTGATCAACGATCGGAACACCCCGGTTACCCACTTTTCCTGGTCGCACGATGGCCGAATGGCTCTTATCTGCTACCAGGATGGGTTTGTGCTGGTGGGATCTGTGGCCGGACAGCGTTACTGGTCTTCCATGCTCAACCTCGAGTCGACAATCACCTGCGGCATTTGGACGCCCGACGACCAGCAGGTGTACTTCGGCACTACCCAGGGCCAGGTGATCGTGATGGATGTGCATGGAGCtatggtgtcgcaggtacaacTGTCCAATGATGTGCCCATCACCTCGATGGCCTGGTCTTGCGAGAAGTTTAAAATGGAGGAAGGCGAGGAGGCGGAACCGGGTGTAACCAATGCGG CCAAACGCTCCTTCGTCCTAGCCGTTAGTTTTCAGAACGGCTACATCTACTTGCTAAAGTCGTTTGACGACGTCTCACCCGCACATATCAACACCTGCCTTAATGGCGCCCTGGGCATGGTCATGGAGTGGAGCAACTCCCGGGAGCTGCTGGCCGTGGCCGGCACCCTGCGCACAGGATTAGACGGTGCCAAACCCGAGGACTTGGGCACGCCCAGCAGCTATACGAATCTGGTGAAATTCTACACGGAGACTGGCACGTGTTTGTACCAGGCCCACATACCCTGCACCAGTTCGACCGTATCGGCCATCACCTGGGGCCACAACGACAAGCGGCTGTTCATTGCCACAGGGACACAGGTGCACATAGCCTGGGTTTCCCGGCGGGTAGCCTCCCTGCAGCTCCTGTGCCGGCTGGAGATCCAGGCTAGCGTGGGCTCCGAGTCCCTGTTGCCACTGCTGCCGTTGCCTTCTAGAATTAAGTCCCTCATTGGCAATCTGTTTGCTCAAACGATACGA TGCTGTGTACCTGATCTGAAGTCCCTGCGTGATTTTGTTTCGCGACCACCGCTCTGTTCGACCCGGCTGCACTGCACCATGATCCGGCATGATGATGACTCCAACCTGAGCTCTGGTACTTGCTATACCCTCTACCTGGAGTACCTGGGTGGGTTAGTGCCGCTACTCAAGGGCAAGCGCACCTCAAAGATACGACCCGAATTCGTCATCTTTGATCCTCAAGTTAATG ATACCCCCTTATACTTTCAATACTCCGCCGAGGCCAAGAGCTCTTCGGGATCCAGCCAGTCGACCACAACGGGCAACAGTGGCCGCACAGACTCCTCGGATAGTGACTATGACGAGAGGTCGCGCTTCAGCTCTCCTAGAACTCCCCGGAAGAAACGAGTGCGGCCAAAGCGACGCCAGCAGACAGGCGATCGGCTGAGCACTTCTGGCACTGGAGGAGGGAACGATCCGGACAGCCTGGACGAGCTGGCCTATGTGGATACACTGCCGGAG GAAGTCAAACTGGTGGAAGTGACCTCCAACATTTGGGGAACCAAGTTCAAGATCCACGGACTTGCCAAAACCGTCCCAGCCAATTTAGGCCAAGTAACTTATAAGACGTCCCTACTGCATTTGCAGCCGCGTCAGATGACGCTGGTCATTACGGAGCTGCGCGACGATTTTCCACCCGGTCCAGATCCCAGTTTCAACCCGAACATCTTTtccgaggacgaggacgatcaccagcatcagcatcaaGTGGGAGGCAATCATCACGAGACTTTGCCGCAGGTGAATGTGACTTCGGCTCAGGAAATGGCTGCACTGAAGCCACCGATGATGCCCCAACGTCGGCTGACCGAAGGTGCCTCCGCCCCGTTGATAGCTCCTATGTCACCGCGGCCAAACCGAATTCTGGCGCGGCACAAAAACTCACTGACTGTGAATGGTTCAGAACGAGGCGTGGGTAATTCTCCGGGGTTGAGTCCATTGGCGCGTGCCGAAAGCTACGATGATGATTCCTCTAACGAGTCGCAGGAAGCTGGGGCAAGTGCCTGTCAGTCTACCACAGTTTTACTGCACCAGGCGCCCTCCAATGGGTCAGGCCCTAGTTGCAGCAGCAAGAGCATCACAAGGCCGAAGACCATCAGTAGCTTCAAGAACAGCTACAGTCGCTCCAGCTCCAATTCCAGCTGCCAATCGCGTCATGCCATCTCCCCACTCTACTGCGACGGAGCAGTTCCAACGCTGCAGAGTCCAAAGAATGCGGTGGCACCCTCGGATATAATCTTTGAACGACCAGCTGTGCCAGCCGCTGGGCAGACCACTCTAATGTCCTACTCCAGCAATGCGGACTATGCCAACAATGTGGTCCAGGTGAAGAACGCTCTAATGTCGGAGCCAGTGCGTTCGGCAAACAGCCATGTGAACCCAGTGCCGCTTAATCTTAACCTTAACCTGGAGCGCATGGACGCACGTGTCAAATGCATGGTTCCTTCCTCTTCCTCGACCTCCGCCGGAAATGCTGCCGCCTCCTCTAAGCGAAAGGATATGCTGTACATCGATGAGGAGACGCAATCTCCAACGCCCACAACGAGCAGCAACAGCATGAAGCGAACGCCCACTGTGGTGTCGATAGCTCCGGCCCTACCAGACTCCATAACGCGCAGTTGCAGTGTGGGATACTTGGATTCGGTGGCCATCACACCCTCCGATGAAGCGTTGTCCGCCCTGCGAAAGGATGCACCCAACAAACGTCTCGTTCTGGTGGACAAGAGGCGGAATCGCCGGAAAAAACAGCAGCAAGAGGATGCCCGCCGCCATAAGCTTCAGCAGACGGGCAAGTCCAAAAGTCTAGACTCTTGCGACCTTCTCTCCCTCCAGACGAAGCTCTCCAGCAAGGACCATGAACAGGTGGTGCGCAAGCTGCAAGAGATCTCCGATAGCAGTGCCTGTAGCAGTGCAGCCAACACTCTATGCTTCAAGTGCCGCAACAACATGAATCCCAGCAGTGCCTGCAAGCGATGCCAGCCTTCGACGGGTTCTGTGCTGGACGAGATCACCGCTGCTGCAGTCTCATCGATTGAGCCGCCTAAGGAGACTCCAGCTGCTGTCCAGGCCAAGCCGGCGCCCAAGAAACGCTTCGATGTAATCACCAGCTTCACCGACTCCCCGCTTTTTACTCGGAAACATCGCTTCGGTTACGGGCGCAACAAGGAGTCGGCTGGCACGGAGAACTCCACTCCTGTGCTGGGCCGAAAGCAGGATAATAGCTTTAGTTTTGTTAAACAATTATCGGAGGTTCGCTGGAGGCGGAAAGATCCGCCTCAGAACCAAGTAAATGGTGCCAGTAATAGCAGTACGCTGGAGAGGCAGCAGCCGGAAAGCAGTGGAGCTGCTTGTGGAACTGTGGAAGCCACGCCTGTTGAGGCCAAAGCATCCGTGTCTCTCCATACACAA GCCCTTACTACCCTGGAAAATATTATAAGCCGACTTCGAGATCTTGACGAGGGTCGCCTGACGCCTCCTTCCACGCCTCAGCGACTACCACGTAGTTCTCCGGCCTCTCCGGCGGCCAGTAAGAAGAACAAGCGCCAGCAGAGCAACTCACCCATTAGGCACATTCTCAACTCACCGCTGCTGAATCGTCGCCAGCGGAAAAAACAGAGCATCATCGAGAGTTCCGATGACGAGGGTAACCAGACCAATGGTTCTGGCGAGGAGAGCAACAATGCGGGTAACGGAAAGCAGTACAGGGATCTGGAAACCTTTCAAAAGGCCCAACTGCGCCAAAAG TTGAAACGTGGAAAGATAGAACCAAATGGCAGTGCCAGTTGCGCCAATCCTGCACCCGTGCGCCGCGAATTTGTGATGCACAACAAGGCGCCCATGTGGAACGAGATGAGTCAGGTGTACCAGCTGGACTTTGGAGGTCGTGTTACCCAAGAGTCGGCCAAGAACTTTCAAATTGAGTTTCGAGGCAAACAG GTCATGCAGTTTGGACGCATCGACGGCAATGCCTATACCCTGGATTTCCAGTATCCCTTCTCCGCCCTCCAGGCCTTTGCCGTGGCCCTGGCCAATGTCACACAGCGACTAAAGTAA